In Dasypus novemcinctus isolate mDasNov1 chromosome 23, mDasNov1.1.hap2, whole genome shotgun sequence, the following proteins share a genomic window:
- the LOC101419421 gene encoding zinc finger protein 709-like: protein MPAKVLAMQSHELVTFKDVAVDFTQEEWDLLDTTQRKLFSEVMLENISNLVSVGYQVCKRDVLSQLGQEEVSREGVVFPQYQNPGRKCAFKTWEMIEMIFSQSTCRKDTSKILSLRERCHTGEKLQECHLYGKAFTQSSSLKQHERTHSRGKTHECHLCGKAFTTLSSLKQHETCHTGGKLHECHLCGKAYSRYTSLKYHERTHTREKLYECRLCGKTFIQLSNLKQHERTHTGEKPHECHLCGKAFSRLYTLEQHERTHTGEKPHECHLCGKAFIQLSNLKQHERTHTGEKPHECHLCGKAFSQHFSLQQHERTHTGEKPHECNVCGKDFRQYANLQQHVRTHTGEKPHECHLCGKAFSLHGNLQQHVRTHTGEKPHECHLCGKAFIKMSNLKQHERTHTGEKPHECHLCGKAFSQHYSLQQHERTHTGEKPHECHLCGKAFSQYFNLQQHVRTHTGEKPHECHLCGKAFSLYGNLQQHVRTHTGEKPHECHLCGKAFIQLSNLKRHERTHTGEKPHECHLCGKAFSQHYSLQQHVRNHTGEKPHECHLCGKAFSRYGNLQQHVRTHTGEKPHECHFCGKAFSQYGSLQQHVRIHTGEKPYECCLCGKTFTFSSALRKHERIHAGQKS, encoded by the exons GATATCAAGTCTGCAAAAGAGATGTGCTTTCCCAGTTGGGTCAGGAGGAGGTGTCGAGAGAAGGAGTAGTTTTTCCTCAATACCAGAATCCAG GGAGGAAATGTGCctttaaaacatgggaaatgatagaaatgatattcagTCAATCTACCTGTAGGAAAGACACTTCTAAAATCTTGTCGTTG CGTGAGAgatgtcacactggagaaaaactgcAAGAATGTCATCTttatgggaaagccttcactcagTCATCTTCCCTCAagcaacatgaaagaactcacagtAGAGGGAAAacccatgaatgtcatctctgtgggaaagccttcactactTTATCTTCCCTTAAGCAACATGAGACATGTCACACTGGAGGAAAACTGCatgaatgtcatctgtgtgggAAAGCCTATAGTCGTTATACTTCCCTTAAatatcatgagagaactcacactagAGAGAAACTTTATGAATGTCGTCTTTGTGGGAAAACCTTCATTCAACTGTCTAacctaaaacaacatgaaagaactcacactggagagaaaccccatgaatgtcatctttgtgggaaagcttttagtcgcCTTTACACTCTtgaacaacatgagagaactcacactggggagaaaccccatgaatgtcatctttgtgggaaagccttcattcaactaTCTAACCTAAAACagcatgaaagaactcacactggagagaaacctcatgaatgtcatctttgtgggaaagctttcagtcaacaCTTCTCTCttcaacaacatgagagaactcacactggagagaaaccccatgaatgtaaTGTTTGTGGGAAAGACTTCCGTCAGTATGCTAATCTTCAGCaacatgtgagaactcacactggagagaaaccccatgaatgtcatctttgtgggaaagccttcagtctacATGGTAATCTTCAACAACATgtaagaactcacactggagagaaacctcatgaatgtcatctttgtgggaaagccttcattaaaatgtctaacttaaaacaacatgaaaggactcacactggagagaaaccccacgaatgtcatctatgtgggaaagctttcagtcaacatTACTCCCttcaacaacatgagagaactcacactggagagaaaccccatgaatgtcatctttgtgggaaagccttcagtcaataTTTTAATCTTCAACAACAcgtgagaactcacactggagagaaaccccatgaatgtcatctttgtgggaaagccttcagtctatATGGTAATCTTCAGCaacatgtgagaactcacactggagagaaacctcatgaatgtcatctttgtggaaaagccttcattcAACTATCTAACCTAAAacgacatgagagaactcacactggagagaaaccccatgaatgtcatctatgtgggaaagctttcagtcaacatTACTCTCTTCAACAACATGTGAGAaatcacactggagagaaaccccatgaatgtcatctttgtgggaaagccttcagtcgaTATGGTAATCTTCAACaacatgtgagaactcacactggagagaaaccccatgaatgtcatttttgtgggaaagccttcagtcagtATGGTAGTCTTCAACAACAtgtgagaattcacactggagagaaaccctatgaatgttgTCTATGTGGGAAAACTTTCACATTTAGTTCTGCCCTCAGGAAACATGAGAGGATTCATGCTGGACAGAAATCGTAA